One window of the Streptomyces sp. NBC_00259 genome contains the following:
- a CDS encoding NADPH-dependent 2,4-dienoyl-CoA reductase has protein sequence MTPTPTPGPYPHLLSPLDLGFTTLPNRVLMGSMHIGLEEAENGFERMAAFYAARARGGVGLIVTGGISPNDAGRPYDGGAKLTTEAEAAQHRTVTAAVHEAGGRIAMQILHFGRYAYHPQLVAPSALQAPISPFVPNALTDEEVEQTVEDYVRAAELAKSAGYDGVEIMGSEGYLINEFIAGATNRRDDRWGGSYENRTRFPREIVRRTRERLGEDFIIIYRLSMLDLVPGGSSFDEVVALAKEIEAAGATIINTGIGWHEARIPTIATSVPRGAYTWVTRKLMGAVSVPLVTSNRINTPEVAEQLLAEGRADMVSMARPFLADPEFVAKAREDRADAINTCIGCNQACLDHTFSGKITSCLVNPRACHETELVLSPTRRKKRLAVVGAGPAGLAFSVSAAERGHEVTLFDAAEEIGGQLNIAKRVPGKEEFEETLRYFRTQLRLRGVEVRLGTHVTSGLLTGYDEIVVATGVTPRTPAIEGVGHPSVVSYLDVLRDGAEVGERVAVVGAGGIGFDVAEFLTDGGEGASLDPETYFRQWGVDTGYATPGGLRAPERPKPPRQVHLLQRKTSKVGAGLGKTTGWIHRTELRHRGVTMVAGATYDRIDDEGLHLTVDGASTTLAVDTVVLCAGQEPRRDLYDELSAAGHTVHLIGGADVAAELDAKRAIDQGTRLAAAI, from the coding sequence ATGACCCCGACCCCCACCCCGGGCCCGTACCCGCATCTGCTGAGCCCGCTCGACCTCGGGTTCACCACGCTCCCGAACCGGGTGCTGATGGGATCGATGCACATCGGCCTGGAAGAGGCGGAGAACGGCTTCGAGCGCATGGCGGCCTTCTACGCCGCCCGTGCGCGCGGGGGCGTCGGCCTGATCGTGACCGGCGGGATCTCCCCCAACGACGCGGGACGGCCGTACGACGGCGGCGCCAAGCTCACCACCGAGGCGGAGGCCGCGCAGCACCGCACGGTGACCGCGGCCGTGCACGAGGCGGGCGGCCGGATCGCCATGCAGATCCTGCACTTCGGCCGGTACGCGTACCACCCGCAGCTCGTCGCGCCCAGCGCGCTCCAGGCGCCGATCAGCCCGTTCGTGCCGAACGCCCTCACCGACGAGGAGGTCGAGCAGACGGTCGAGGACTACGTACGGGCCGCGGAGCTGGCGAAGTCCGCGGGCTACGACGGCGTCGAGATCATGGGCTCCGAGGGCTATCTCATCAACGAGTTCATCGCCGGCGCCACCAACCGCCGCGACGACCGCTGGGGCGGCTCGTACGAGAACCGGACCCGCTTCCCGCGCGAGATCGTCCGCCGCACCCGCGAGCGCCTCGGCGAGGACTTCATCATCATCTACCGCCTCTCGATGCTCGACCTGGTGCCCGGCGGCTCGTCGTTCGACGAGGTCGTCGCGCTCGCCAAGGAGATCGAGGCGGCCGGCGCGACGATCATCAACACCGGCATCGGCTGGCACGAGGCGCGCATCCCGACGATCGCGACCTCGGTGCCGCGAGGGGCGTACACCTGGGTGACGCGCAAGCTGATGGGGGCGGTCTCGGTGCCGCTCGTCACCAGCAACCGGATCAACACCCCCGAGGTGGCCGAGCAACTGCTCGCCGAGGGCCGCGCGGACATGGTGTCGATGGCACGGCCCTTCCTCGCCGACCCGGAGTTCGTCGCGAAGGCCCGCGAGGACCGCGCCGACGCGATCAACACGTGCATCGGCTGCAACCAGGCCTGCCTCGACCACACCTTCAGCGGGAAGATCACCTCCTGCCTGGTCAATCCGCGCGCCTGCCACGAGACCGAGCTGGTCCTCTCCCCCACCCGGAGGAAGAAGCGCCTGGCCGTCGTCGGGGCCGGGCCGGCCGGTCTCGCCTTCTCGGTGTCGGCGGCGGAACGCGGGCACGAGGTGACGCTCTTCGACGCCGCCGAGGAGATCGGCGGGCAGCTGAACATCGCCAAGCGGGTGCCGGGCAAGGAGGAGTTCGAGGAGACGCTCCGCTACTTCCGCACGCAGCTCCGGCTGCGCGGAGTGGAGGTGCGGCTGGGGACCCACGTCACGTCCGGGCTGCTGACCGGCTACGACGAGATCGTCGTCGCCACCGGCGTCACCCCCCGTACTCCCGCGATCGAGGGCGTCGGCCACCCGAGCGTCGTCAGCTACCTCGATGTGCTGCGTGACGGCGCGGAGGTCGGTGAGCGCGTGGCCGTCGTCGGCGCCGGCGGAATCGGCTTCGACGTCGCGGAGTTCCTCACCGACGGCGGCGAGGGCGCGAGCCTCGACCCGGAGACGTACTTCCGGCAGTGGGGCGTCGACACGGGCTACGCGACGCCCGGCGGGCTGCGTGCGCCGGAGCGGCCGAAGCCGCCGCGTCAGGTGCATCTGCTGCAGCGCAAGACGTCCAAGGTCGGCGCGGGCCTCGGCAAGACCACCGGCTGGATCCACCGCACGGAGCTCAGGCACCGGGGCGTCACGATGGTCGCCGGGGCGACGTACGACCGGATCGACGACGAGGGCCTGCACCTCACGGTCGACGGCGCCTCGACGACGCTCGCCGTGGACACGGTGGTGCTCTGCGCGGGCCAGGAGCCGAGGCGTGACCTGTACGACGAGCTGAGCGCGGCGGGGCACACGGTCCATCTGATCGGCGGCGCCGATGTGGCGGCGGAACTCGACGCCAAGCGCGCCATCGACCAGGGCACGCGGCTGGCGGCGGCGATCTAG
- a CDS encoding PadR family transcriptional regulator encodes MSLPHAILTALLEKPSSGLELTRRFDRSIGYFWSATHQQIYRELGKLEEAGHIRALPSDRPARGQKKEYEVLPAGRAELTAWVGRTEDPKPIRDALLLRMRAAAVVGTEGLEAELRRHLALHEGQLAEYEDIEKRHFPPERDTVEDRLRHVVLRGGIDLERFWIEWVRAALRELAALPTTPR; translated from the coding sequence ATGTCACTCCCGCACGCGATCCTCACCGCCCTGCTCGAGAAGCCGTCGTCAGGGCTGGAGCTGACCCGGCGCTTCGACAGGTCGATCGGCTACTTCTGGTCCGCCACGCATCAGCAGATCTACCGGGAGCTGGGGAAACTGGAGGAGGCGGGGCACATCCGGGCCCTGCCCTCCGACCGGCCCGCCCGGGGCCAGAAGAAGGAGTACGAGGTCCTGCCCGCGGGCCGTGCGGAGCTGACCGCGTGGGTGGGCAGGACCGAGGACCCGAAGCCGATCCGCGACGCCCTGCTGCTGCGGATGCGGGCGGCGGCCGTCGTGGGCACGGAGGGGCTGGAGGCGGAGCTGCGCCGCCATCTCGCCCTGCACGAAGGCCAGTTGGCCGAGTACGAGGACATCGAGAAGCGCCACTTCCCGCCTGAGCGGGACACGGTCGAGGACCGGCTCCGTCATGTGGTGCTGCGGGGCGGGATCGATCTGGAGCGGTTCTGGATCGAGTGGGTCAGGGCCGCGCTGCGGGAACTGGCGGCCCTGCCCACGACTCCCCGGTAG
- a CDS encoding ABC transporter substrate-binding protein produces the protein MERQTNWQFLDDRGHLATSDRRPEKVVTYIQAGATLWEHGIRSAGLFGSNHDGDGPDPVKAGSLPLDGIDYLGSGAALDAEALLRGAPDLVVAVTYGGGQVYGIDPEAAKHVEERVPLVVLDVGQGQSLADVRARFAALARALGAAQDTAGAIALARAVNRLRALARGAAVRRPALLALSPASADSAYLAKPPSWPDLRELTAFGLDLVSPQGGPSANWFTADWSGIAELSADVLLVDVRANAHPLDALRANASWQAAASGAHIVPWNPEAPCSDGAHARFFDQVADAVEAAGG, from the coding sequence ATGGAGCGGCAGACGAACTGGCAATTCCTCGACGACCGGGGCCACTTGGCGACGTCCGACCGGCGGCCGGAGAAGGTCGTCACCTACATACAGGCCGGAGCGACCCTCTGGGAGCACGGCATTCGATCCGCCGGACTGTTCGGCTCGAACCACGACGGTGACGGGCCGGACCCCGTCAAGGCCGGATCGCTGCCGCTCGACGGCATCGACTACCTGGGCTCCGGCGCCGCGCTCGACGCCGAAGCGCTGCTCCGTGGCGCGCCCGACCTCGTGGTCGCGGTCACCTACGGCGGCGGGCAGGTGTACGGGATCGACCCCGAGGCCGCGAAGCACGTCGAGGAGCGGGTGCCCCTGGTCGTGCTCGACGTCGGCCAGGGCCAGTCCCTCGCCGACGTCCGGGCACGGTTCGCCGCCCTGGCGCGGGCCCTGGGCGCCGCCCAGGACACCGCGGGCGCCATCGCCCTCGCCCGTGCCGTCAACCGGCTCCGGGCCCTGGCCCGAGGGGCCGCCGTCCGCCGCCCGGCCCTGCTGGCCCTGTCGCCCGCGTCCGCCGACAGCGCCTATCTGGCCAAGCCGCCGTCCTGGCCCGACCTGCGCGAACTCACCGCGTTCGGCCTCGACCTGGTGTCCCCGCAGGGCGGTCCGAGCGCCAACTGGTTCACCGCCGACTGGTCCGGCATCGCGGAACTCTCCGCCGACGTCCTCCTCGTCGACGTACGCGCCAACGCCCACCCTCTCGACGCCCTTCGCGCCAACGCGTCCTGGCAGGCCGCCGCTTCCGGTGCCCACATCGTCCCCTGGAACCCCGAAGCCCCCTGCAGCGACGGCGCCCACGCCCGGTTCTTCGACCAGGTCGCCGACGCCGTGGAGGCGGCCGGCGGCTGA
- a CDS encoding amino acid permease, which translates to MSRTAWSAKDQAPPRDEEQRLRELGYQPVLARRMGGFGNFAISFSVISILSGCMTLYGFGLNTGGPAVMMWGWAGVGLFVLCVGLALAEVTSAYPTSGALYYMADRLGGRRWGWYTGWLNLLGLLGAIAGIDYGAALFTGAFLNLQWGFDPTPGSTFVIFLCILLLHATLNLFGVRLVSVLNSISVWWHLTGVAVIVGALAIVPDRHQSPSFVFTEFVNDTGWANPFYVAAIGLLLAQYTFSGYDASAHLSEETSNASVSAAKGIVRAIWVSWIAGFVLLAGLTFAIQDYAGTQQSATGVPPAQILLDALGSAGASALLLVVIVAQLFCGNAEVAAASRMVFAFSRDNALPGSALWRKVSSGTQTPVPAVWLSVGVAALLALPSLYSATAYGAVTAINVIGITPAYAIPIYLRLRAGDRFQPGPWHLGRWSRPIGWIAVSWVAVVTVLFCLPQSSPLTVNSMNYASIALVVVLALASVWWYVARRSYSTPSAYGNDREQAEIAEGIV; encoded by the coding sequence ATGTCCCGTACAGCGTGGTCCGCCAAGGACCAGGCTCCGCCCAGGGATGAGGAACAGCGGCTGCGCGAGCTCGGCTACCAGCCCGTCCTCGCGCGCCGGATGGGAGGCTTCGGCAACTTCGCCATCAGCTTCTCCGTCATATCCATCCTGTCCGGCTGCATGACCCTCTACGGATTCGGGCTGAACACCGGCGGCCCGGCCGTGATGATGTGGGGCTGGGCGGGCGTCGGGCTGTTCGTCCTCTGCGTGGGTCTCGCCCTCGCCGAGGTCACCAGCGCCTACCCCACCTCCGGAGCCCTGTACTACATGGCCGACCGGCTCGGCGGACGACGCTGGGGCTGGTACACGGGCTGGCTCAACCTGCTCGGGCTGCTGGGCGCCATCGCCGGAATCGACTACGGCGCGGCCCTGTTCACCGGCGCCTTCCTCAACCTCCAGTGGGGCTTCGACCCCACCCCCGGGTCGACGTTCGTCATCTTCCTGTGCATCCTGCTGCTGCACGCGACGCTCAACCTGTTCGGGGTACGCCTCGTCAGCGTCCTCAACTCCATCAGCGTGTGGTGGCACCTCACCGGTGTCGCCGTGATCGTCGGCGCCCTCGCGATCGTGCCCGACCGCCACCAGTCGCCCTCGTTCGTGTTCACCGAGTTCGTCAACGACACCGGCTGGGCCAACCCGTTCTACGTGGCGGCCATCGGCCTGCTGCTCGCGCAGTACACGTTCTCCGGGTACGACGCCTCCGCCCATCTGTCCGAGGAGACCTCCAACGCCTCCGTCTCCGCCGCCAAGGGCATCGTCCGCGCCATCTGGGTCTCCTGGATCGCCGGCTTCGTCCTGCTCGCCGGACTGACCTTCGCCATCCAGGACTACGCCGGCACCCAGCAGAGCGCGACCGGAGTGCCACCCGCCCAGATCCTGCTGGACGCGCTCGGCTCCGCGGGTGCCTCGGCGCTGCTCCTCGTCGTGATCGTCGCCCAGCTGTTCTGCGGCAACGCCGAGGTGGCGGCCGCCAGCCGGATGGTGTTCGCCTTCAGCCGCGACAACGCGCTGCCGGGATCCGCCCTGTGGCGCAAGGTCAGCAGCGGCACCCAGACGCCCGTCCCCGCGGTGTGGCTCTCGGTCGGCGTGGCCGCTCTGCTCGCGCTGCCGTCGCTGTACTCGGCGACCGCCTACGGGGCCGTGACCGCCATCAACGTCATCGGCATCACCCCCGCGTACGCGATACCCATCTATCTGCGGCTGCGCGCCGGGGACCGCTTCCAGCCGGGGCCGTGGCACCTCGGTCGCTGGAGCCGGCCGATCGGCTGGATCGCGGTGTCCTGGGTGGCCGTGGTCACGGTGCTGTTCTGTCTGCCGCAGTCCTCGCCGCTCACGGTGAACTCCATGAACTACGCCTCCATCGCCCTGGTCGTCGTCCTCGCCCTGGCCAGCGTGTGGTGGTACGTCGCCCGGCGCTCGTACAGCACGCCGTCCGCGTACGGGAACGACCGCGAGCAGGCGGAGATCGCCGAGGGCATCGTCTGA
- a CDS encoding FGGY family carbohydrate kinase, with the protein MVSADPRANASVLAVDQGTSGTKALVVCPERGVIGTGSAVVRPRYGAGGVVEADPGELLSSVLDAGRQALAEAGEPVAAVGLANQGETVLAWDPGTGEPLTDAIVWQDRRAASVCAGVSADEAEELRGLTGLPLDPYFAAPKMAWIRRGRTREGVVTTSDAWLIHRLTGEFVTDASTAGRTQLLDLDRVAWSPRALEIFGLDAERLPRVVDAAGPVGTTTAFGPALPLTGLLVDQQAALLVQRVTEPGTAKCTYGTGAFLLAQTGARPRRGSSGLVSCVAWRLAGRTSYCLDGQVYTAASAVRWLTGLGVISGAADLDPVGSSVPDSGGVTFVPALAGLAAPWWRADLRGSLTGLGLDTTAGHLVRALCEGIAAQVVSLADAVAADLGAPLSSLRVDGGLTRSALLMQTQADLLQRPVEVSALPDATALGVGAVARLGLDPGLGVEAVVPAWKPAAVYEPRIPAGRARERLAAFRAAVDTLTAQRPDTPPLPAQDAS; encoded by the coding sequence ATGGTGTCTGCCGACCCTCGTGCCAACGCCTCGGTGCTCGCCGTGGACCAGGGCACCTCGGGCACCAAGGCACTCGTCGTCTGCCCCGAGCGGGGTGTGATCGGCACCGGCTCGGCGGTCGTACGGCCTCGCTACGGCGCGGGCGGGGTCGTCGAGGCCGATCCGGGCGAGCTGCTGTCGTCGGTCCTCGACGCGGGCCGTCAGGCGCTCGCCGAGGCCGGGGAGCCGGTCGCGGCGGTGGGTCTGGCCAACCAGGGCGAGACGGTGCTCGCCTGGGACCCGGGCACCGGTGAGCCGCTGACCGACGCCATCGTGTGGCAGGACCGGCGGGCCGCTTCCGTGTGCGCCGGGGTGAGCGCGGACGAGGCGGAGGAACTGCGCGGTCTCACGGGCCTGCCGCTCGACCCGTACTTCGCCGCGCCGAAGATGGCCTGGATCCGGCGCGGCCGGACCCGCGAGGGCGTCGTCACCACCAGCGACGCATGGCTGATACACCGGCTGACCGGTGAGTTCGTCACGGACGCGTCGACGGCGGGCCGCACCCAGCTGCTCGACCTCGACCGCGTCGCATGGTCGCCTCGCGCACTGGAGATCTTCGGACTTGACGCCGAACGGCTGCCGCGCGTCGTGGACGCGGCGGGACCCGTCGGCACGACCACGGCCTTCGGACCCGCGCTGCCGCTCACCGGACTGCTCGTGGACCAGCAGGCCGCCCTGCTGGTCCAGCGCGTCACCGAGCCGGGGACGGCCAAGTGCACCTACGGCACGGGGGCGTTCCTGCTGGCCCAGACGGGTGCCCGGCCACGGCGCGGGAGTTCGGGCCTGGTCAGCTGTGTGGCGTGGCGGCTCGCCGGTCGGACCAGCTACTGCCTCGACGGGCAGGTGTACACGGCCGCGTCCGCGGTCCGCTGGCTCACCGGTCTCGGTGTGATCTCCGGGGCGGCGGACCTCGATCCCGTCGGCTCGTCGGTGCCGGACTCCGGGGGCGTCACGTTCGTACCGGCGCTCGCGGGACTGGCGGCGCCGTGGTGGCGGGCGGATCTGCGCGGGTCGCTGACGGGGCTCGGCCTGGACACCACCGCCGGACATCTGGTGCGGGCGCTGTGCGAGGGAATCGCCGCGCAGGTCGTCTCGCTCGCCGATGCCGTGGCCGCCGATCTGGGTGCTCCGCTGTCGTCGCTGCGCGTGGACGGCGGGCTGACGCGGTCGGCACTGCTGATGCAGACCCAGGCGGATCTGCTGCAACGGCCGGTCGAGGTCTCGGCGTTGCCCGACGCGACCGCCCTGGGGGTGGGGGCGGTGGCGCGGCTGGGCCTCGATCCCGGTCTGGGCGTCGAGGCGGTGGTACCGGCATGGAAACCGGCCGCCGTGTACGAGCCCCGCATCCCGGCCGGGCGGGCGCGGGAGCGGCTGGCCGCGTTCCGCGCGGCGGTGGACACCCTCACCGCGCAGCGGCCGGACACTCCCCCGCTGCCCGCGCAGGACGCCTCGTGA
- a CDS encoding FAD-dependent oxidoreductase — protein MTVTTAGPPDDDVLDVVVVGAGVVGTAIARELARYRLRTALVEASADVGDGTSKANTAILHTGFDAVPGSLESALVRDGGRRLAAYAAETGTPVEPLGALLVAWDEEQSAALPGLAEKAKRNGYDEASTIGAGELRAREPHLGPGALGALHVPGESIVCPWTTTLAYATQAVRSGVTLHLNCPVTGVGSVDGRHVISTGRGPLRARYLVNAAGLYADEIDRMLGHDTFTVTPRRGQLIVFDKFARGLVRHILLPVPTALGKGVLVAPTVYGNVLLGPTAEDLDDRTATGSTAEGLALLREKGRRIVPELLDEEVTAVYAGLRAATGQEDYRIHSRPGQRYVTVGGIRSTGLTASMAIAAHVVELLVDAGLTPGPPRTLAPVRMPNIGEAFPRPYRDAELIATDPEYGTIVCHCERVTRGEIRDALAADIPPATLDGLRRRTRARGGRCQGFSCGAAVRELFGARR, from the coding sequence GTGACCGTCACGACGGCCGGCCCGCCGGACGACGACGTCCTCGACGTCGTGGTCGTCGGTGCCGGTGTCGTCGGCACCGCCATCGCCCGCGAGCTGGCCCGCTACCGGCTGCGCACCGCCCTCGTGGAGGCGTCGGCGGACGTCGGCGACGGCACGTCGAAGGCCAACACGGCGATCCTGCACACGGGTTTCGACGCCGTCCCCGGATCGCTGGAGTCCGCTCTGGTCCGGGACGGCGGCCGGCGGCTCGCCGCCTACGCCGCGGAGACCGGTACCCCCGTGGAACCGCTCGGGGCCCTGCTCGTCGCCTGGGACGAGGAGCAGTCCGCCGCGCTCCCGGGCCTGGCGGAGAAGGCGAAGCGCAACGGCTACGACGAAGCCTCGACCATCGGCGCCGGGGAGCTGCGGGCCCGCGAGCCACACCTCGGCCCGGGAGCCCTCGGCGCACTCCACGTCCCCGGGGAGAGCATCGTCTGCCCGTGGACGACGACCCTCGCGTACGCGACCCAGGCCGTGCGCTCCGGTGTCACGCTGCATCTCAACTGCCCGGTGACCGGCGTCGGTTCCGTGGACGGACGGCATGTGATCAGCACCGGCCGGGGGCCGCTGCGCGCCCGCTACCTGGTGAACGCGGCCGGGCTGTACGCGGACGAGATCGACCGGATGCTCGGCCATGACACCTTCACCGTCACCCCCAGGCGCGGCCAGCTCATCGTCTTCGACAAGTTCGCCCGCGGCCTGGTCCGCCACATCCTGCTGCCGGTGCCGACGGCCCTCGGCAAGGGCGTGCTGGTCGCGCCGACCGTGTACGGGAACGTGCTGCTCGGGCCGACCGCCGAGGACCTCGACGACAGGACGGCGACCGGTTCGACGGCCGAAGGTCTCGCCCTGCTGCGGGAGAAGGGCCGCCGCATCGTGCCGGAGCTGCTCGACGAGGAGGTCACCGCCGTGTACGCGGGGCTGCGCGCCGCGACGGGCCAGGAGGACTACCGCATCCACAGCCGGCCAGGACAGCGGTACGTCACGGTCGGCGGGATCCGCTCGACCGGGCTGACCGCGTCCATGGCGATCGCCGCGCATGTGGTGGAACTGCTCGTCGACGCCGGACTCACTCCCGGCCCGCCGCGCACGCTCGCACCCGTCCGCATGCCCAACATCGGCGAGGCGTTCCCCCGGCCGTACCGGGACGCCGAACTGATCGCCACCGACCCGGAGTACGGCACGATCGTGTGCCACTGCGAGCGGGTGACGCGCGGCGAGATCCGGGACGCGCTGGCCGCCGACATCCCGCCCGCCACGCTGGACGGTCTGCGGCGGCGGACGCGTGCCCGGGGCGGTCGCTGCCAGGGCTTCTCGTGCGGGGCCGCGGTGCGCGAGCTGTTCGGGGCCCGCCGGTGA
- a CDS encoding NAD(P)/FAD-dependent oxidoreductase, with amino-acid sequence MNRRTVDVLVVGAGPAGLAVATALAGTGAGSVEVLEREQETGGVPRHCDRGGFGLRDLRRPMSGPTYARHRTAAALRAGAVLRTGVMVTGWAGPLTVETTSRTGLEQLSARAVVLATGARERPRSARLVPGDRPAGVYTTGELQQAVHLYGQRVGERALIVGAGPVARATVGTLRRAGVEPVALVTEEPGLLPRPGLRRPVPVLTGTAVTALHGRGRLTGVALRRHDGGTAVVACDTVVFTGDWIPEHELARTAGIALDAGTRGPAVDASFRTARPGVFAVGNVLHGVETAGAAALEGRRAAVRVRRFLDDGRWPEVRVPLVTEGALRWAAPNLFAPGDAGTRLLLRAERRIVRPVLTVTQDGRLLHRERLLRTAGPERSLVVPARWAGRVDGDGGAVRICLGQGYG; translated from the coding sequence GTGAACCGGCGCACGGTCGACGTCCTCGTCGTCGGCGCGGGTCCGGCCGGGCTCGCCGTCGCCACCGCGCTGGCCGGGACCGGCGCCGGTTCGGTCGAGGTCCTCGAACGGGAGCAGGAGACGGGCGGCGTGCCCCGCCACTGTGACCGGGGCGGCTTCGGACTTCGGGACCTGCGGCGCCCGATGAGCGGGCCCACGTACGCCCGGCACCGGACCGCGGCGGCCCTGCGCGCCGGGGCGGTGCTGCGCACCGGAGTCATGGTCACCGGGTGGGCCGGTCCGCTGACCGTGGAGACGACGAGCCGGACGGGACTGGAGCAGTTGTCGGCGCGGGCCGTGGTCCTGGCGACCGGTGCGCGCGAACGGCCGCGCAGCGCCCGGCTGGTACCGGGCGACCGGCCCGCCGGGGTCTACACGACGGGCGAGTTGCAGCAGGCCGTCCATCTGTACGGGCAGCGCGTCGGCGAGCGGGCGCTGATCGTCGGCGCCGGTCCCGTGGCCCGTGCGACCGTCGGCACGCTGCGGCGGGCCGGCGTCGAGCCCGTCGCCCTGGTGACGGAGGAGCCGGGCCTCCTGCCGCGTCCGGGGCTGCGGCGTCCCGTACCCGTGCTCACGGGCACGGCCGTGACGGCACTGCACGGGCGGGGACGGCTCACCGGGGTGGCGCTGCGCCGCCACGACGGCGGCACCGCGGTCGTCGCCTGCGACACGGTCGTCTTCACCGGCGACTGGATCCCCGAGCACGAGTTGGCGAGGACTGCCGGGATCGCGCTGGACGCGGGCACCCGCGGCCCGGCCGTCGACGCCTCGTTCCGCACCGCGCGCCCGGGGGTGTTCGCCGTGGGCAACGTCCTGCACGGCGTGGAGACCGCGGGCGCCGCGGCGCTGGAGGGCCGCCGTGCGGCCGTGCGGGTACGGCGCTTCCTCGACGACGGCCGGTGGCCGGAGGTACGGGTGCCGCTCGTGACCGAGGGCGCGCTGCGCTGGGCGGCCCCGAACCTCTTCGCTCCGGGTGACGCGGGGACCCGGCTGCTGCTGCGCGCGGAGCGGCGGATCGTACGACCGGTACTGACCGTCACCCAGGACGGCCGACTGCTGCACCGCGAGCGGCTGCTGCGTACGGCGGGTCCGGAGCGTTCGCTGGTGGTGCCGGCGCGCTGGGCCGGCCGCGTGGACGGCGACGGCGGCGCGGTGCGGATCTGCCTCGGACAGGGCTACGGCTGA